One Denticeps clupeoides chromosome 3, fDenClu1.1, whole genome shotgun sequence DNA window includes the following coding sequences:
- the bhmt gene encoding betaine--homocysteine S-methyltransferase 1 yields MAPAGTQRGILERLDAGEIVVGDGGFVFALEKRGYVKAGPWTPEAAAEHPEAVRQLHREFLRAGSNVMQTFTFYASDDKLENRGNALSFTGQQINEAACDLAREVANEGDALVAGGVSQTPSYLSCKSENDVKDIFKKQIDVFIKKNVDFLIAEYFEHVEEAEWAVQVLKTSGKPVAATMCIGPTGDMHGVTPGDCAVRLVKAGADIVGVNCHFDPLTCVKTVKLMKEGVEKAGLKAHYMVQPLAYHTPDCNCQGFIDLPEFPFALEPRILTRWDMQKYAREAYNAGIRYIGGCCGFEPYHIRAVSEELSQERGLLPAASEKHGLWASELKMHTKPWVRARARRDYWETIKPASGRPQCPSMSVPDSWGVTKGHAELMQQKEATTQEQLQPLFEKAKTKH; encoded by the exons ATGGCACCAGCCGGAACGCAGAGG GGCATCCTGGAGCGCCTGGACGCGGGGGAGATCGTCGTCGGAGACGGCGGGTTCGTCTTCGCCCTGGAGAAGAGGGGCTACGTGAAGGCAGGACCGTGGACCCCCGAGGCTGCAGCGGAGCATCCGGAGgctg tAAGGCAGCTGCACAGGGAATTCCTGAGGGCGGGGTCAAATGTCATGCAGACTTTTACTTTCTACGCCAGCGATGACAAACTGGAGAACAGGGGCAACGCTCTGAGCTTCACA GGGCAGCAAATCAACGAGGCTGCGTGCGACCTGGCCAGAGAAGTAGCCAACGAGGGCGATGCCCTGGTTGCCGGTGGTGTTTCTCAAACCCCCTCTTACCTGAGCTGCAAGAGTGAGAATGATGTTAAGGACATCTTCAAAAAGCAGATTGATGTCTTCATTAAGAAGAATGTGGATTTCTTAATTGCTGAG TACTTTGAGCATGTGGAGGAGGCAGAATGGGCTGTGCAGGTTCTCAAGACGTCTGGGAAGCCGGTTGCTGCCACCATGTGCATCGGGCCCACCGGAGACATGCATGGTGTGACCCCTGGTGACTGCGCTGTCAGGCTGGTCAAGGCTG GTGCTGACATTGTGGGTGTCAACTGCCATTTTGACCCTCTGACCTGTGTGAAGACAGTCAAGTTGATGAAGGAGGGTGTAGAAAAGGCTGGACTTAAGGCTCACTACATGGTGCAACCTCTGGCCTACCATACCCCTGACTGCAACTGCCAGGGCTTTATCGACCTGCCTGAGTTCCCATTTG CATTGGAGCCCAGGATTCTGACCAGATGGGACATGCAGAAGTATGCCAGGGAAGCCTACAATGCCGGCATACGCTACATTGGAGGCTGCTGTGGTTTTGAGCCCTACCACATCCGTGCCGTGTCTGAAGAGCTGTCGCAAGAGAGGGGACTCCTGCCTGCCGCCTCGGAAAAACATGGCCTGTGGGCTAGCGAGCTGAAAATGCACACCAAACCATGGGTCAGAGCCAG AGCCCGTCGAGATTATTGGGAAACCATCAAGCCAGCATCTGGACGTCCCCAATGTCCCTCAATGTCTGTGCCTGACAGCTGGGGTGTCACCAAAGGCCATGCAGAACTGATGCAGCAAAAGGAGGCCACCACCCAGGAGCAGCTCCAGCCTCTTTTTGAAAAAGCCAAGACCAAGCACTGA